One Setaria italica strain Yugu1 chromosome II, Setaria_italica_v2.0, whole genome shotgun sequence DNA segment encodes these proteins:
- the LOC101760232 gene encoding nuclear poly(A) polymerase 1, protein MSKAKNSNGYLGVTEPISLSGPTEKDLVQTAEVEKYLSSAGLYESQEEAVSREEVLGKLDQTVKAWIKKATRISGYGEQFVHEANAKIFTFGSYRLGVHGPGADIDTLCVGPRHATRNEYFFRWLHEMLAEMPEVTELHPVPDAHVPVLGFKINGVSIDLLYANLAHAVIPEDLDLSQDSILYNVDEQTVRSLNGCRVTDQILKLVPNIPSFRTTLRFIRYWGKRRGVYSNVMGFLGGINWAILVGRICQLYPNASPSMLISRFFRVYSKWKWPNPVMLCHIEEGPLGLAVWDPRRNYRDRGHQMPIITPAYPCMNSSYNVSVSTRYVMIQEFTRAFEICQAIDEGKADWDALFEPFPFFESYKNYLEVNITARNEDDLRNWKGWVESRLRTLVLKIERYSHETILAHPYPRDFSDKSRPLHCFYFMGLWRKQTVQAQEAEQFDIRGIVNEFKSNICAYQHWKEGMDIEVSHVKRREIPLFVFPGGVRPSRSSRTAHKNSRTVPACDVSAGQVENVLCTVSCSDAQPIPYKGSYTKQPEPDNGCLQLLGSTSVLPSSLPNKEALNGHANFHAESVEREHPEHYQESTFAPVQNNVCHAVKQHNILLPNSNNGWQSYGPGSSLNSSQRECADSAANNLPSLPPAIPAEPDELDELVSYHQVKANQVDINADQRPSLEGSSEDNLEQPCSLRPQNSNNPKRKATEELEPLELAAPSVGAAPASASTAPRKPLRLRLTTLAKPKPAEGSS, encoded by the exons ATGTCGAAGGCGAAGAACAGCAATGGTTATCTTGGCGTCACCGAGCCGATCTCGCTTAGTGGGCCGACAGAGAAGGATCTTGTGCAGACAGCTGAGGTCGAAAAG TACCTTTCAAGCGCAGGCCTGTATGAGAGCCAAGAGGAGGCTGTCTCGCGAGAAGAGGTTTTAGGCAAGCTGGACCAG ACTGTGAAGGCTTGGATCAAGAAGGCTACCAGGATCAGTGGGTACGGAGAGCAATTTGTGCATGAAGCAAATGCAAAGATCTTTACATTTGGTTCATACCGTCTTGGG GTACATGGTCCTGGCGCAGACATTGATACACTATGTGTTGGTCCAAGACATGCAACTCGAAAT GAGTACTTCTTCAGGTGGCTTCACGAAATGCTCGCTGAGATGCCAGAAGTTACGGAGTTACATCCAGTACCAGATGCTCATGTGCCTGTTCTGGGATTCAAAATTAATGGGGTCTCTATTGACCTTCTGTATGCTAACCTTGCTCATGCAGTGATTCCTGAG GACCTAGATCTTTCTCAGGACTCAATATTGTATAATGTTGATGAACAGACTGTTCGTAGTCTAAATGGGTGTCGGGTTACTGATCAAATTTTAAAATTGGTTCCAAACATTCCG AGTTTTCGCACAACCTTAAGATTCATAAGATATTGGGGAAAGCGTCGCGGGGTTTACTCAAAC GTTATGGGATTTCTGGGTGGTATAAACTGGGCAATTCTTGTCGGTCGAATCTGTCAACTGTACCCAAATGCATCCCCTAGCATGTTGATATCTCGTTTTTTCCGTGTCTACAGCAAGTGGAAGTGGCCTAATCCTGTTATGCTTTGCCATATTGAGGAGGGTCCTCTTGGTCTCGCTGTGTGGGATCCAAGAAGAAATTACAGAGACAGGGGCCATCAAATGCCTATTATTACACCTGCTTACCCTTGCATGAATTCTAGCTATAATGTATCTGTTAGTACTAGGTATGTGATGATCCAAGAATTCACACGAGCATTTGAGATTTGCCAG GCCATTGATGAAGGAAAAGCAGACTGGGATGCATTGTTCGAGCCATTTCCATTTTTTGAATCATATAAAAATTATCTAGAAGTTAATATCACAGCGAGAAATGAAGATGACCTCAGGAATTGGAAAGGTTGGGTGGAATCTCGCCTTCGCACTCTTGTATTAAAG ATTGAACGATATTCACATGAGACGATCCTTGCACATCCGTATCCCAGAGATTTCTCAGACAAATCAAGGCCACTACATTGCTTTTACTTCATGGGTCTTTGGAGAAAACAAACAGTGCAAGCTCAAGAAGCTGAGCAATTCGACATCAGGGGAATTGTAAATGAGTTCAAAAGCAATATTTGTGCATATCAACACTGGAAAGAGGGAATGGACATTGAAGTGTCCCATGTAAAAAGAAGAGAAATTCCTTTGTTTGTTTTTCCTGGTGGAGTGCGTCCTTCTCGTTCTTCTAGAACAGCACACAAGAACAGTCGTACTGTTCCAGCTTGTGACGTTTCAGCTGGTCAGGTAGAAAATGTATTGTGCACAGTCAGTTGTAGTGATGCTCAACCTATACCATATAAAGGCAGCTATACAAAACAACCAGAACCAGATAATGGCTGCCTTCAGTTGCTGGGAAGTACTTCTGTGTTGCCCTCTAGTTTACCCAATAAAGAAGCTTTGAATGGCCATGCTAATTTTCATGCAGAATCTGTTGAGCGTGAACATCCAGAACACTATCAGGAAAGTACATTTGCTCCTGTGCAAAATAATGTGTGCCATGCAGTCAAGCAACATAACATTTTGCTGCCTAATTCCAACAATGGTTGGCAATCATATGGGCCTGGTTCCTCTCTTAACAGTTCACAAAGAGAATGTGCAGACAGTGCTGCAAACAACTTGCCCAGTTTGCCACCTGCTATTCCAGCTGAACCTGATGAACTTGATGAGCTGGTGTCCTATCATCAAGTTAAAGCTAATCAGGTAGATATAAATGCTGATCAGAGGCCATCTTTGGAGGGCTCTTCTGAAGATAACCTGGAACAACCATGTTCTCTGAGGCCCCAAAATTCTAATAATCCGAAGCGCAAAGCCACTGAAGAGCTTGAG CCACTTGAGCTTGCTGCGCCATCAGTTGGAGCTGCTCCTGCGTCGGCATCAACTGCCCCAAGAAAACCACTTAG ATTGAGGTTGACGACTTTAGCCAAACCAAAGCCAGCAGAAGGAAGTTCCTGA
- the LOC101759818 gene encoding uncharacterized protein LOC101759818, with protein MVQQQQQQQQQQQHRIYILQFRKGEPEQEVACKVSQAKGAGRRVMYYYQDYGGGGKSGKTVQSRALSLRRIFAMLLFSCLCVGTLLVAPVSFLSFVHSDDGGAEAAAATATRGGVSGPCSAVGNDSLCCDRTSERADICFSRGDLRMHSASASFQLVSGNSTAAGEEERIRPYTRKWEANVMATIDEVRLRRVPPGGAARCDVRHDVPAVLFSTGGFTGNVYHEFNDGILPLFVTANHFRRRVVFVILEYHDWWVTKYGDVVSQLSAFPPIDFTADRRVHCFPEVIAGLRIHGELTVDPARTPEGKSIGDFRRLLDDAYRGRVEFLERLERRAARKRHHRGTFPRAQLAPPRHATSHHDRPRLVIVSRTGSRVIENEADVAALAADVGFDVRVIRPDRTTELCKIYRELNASDAMVGVHGAAMTHFLFMRPGKVFIQVVPLGTDWAAGAYYGEPAARLGLRYVGYKILPEESSLSREYPTGDPVLTDPAAVAQRGWDVTKKVYLDRQNVRLDLARFREELVRAHQYLAAGRRRRPRAAV; from the coding sequence ATGgtgcaacaacagcagcagcagcagcagcaacagcaacacaGAATCTACATCTTGCAGTTCAGGAAGGGCGagccggagcaggaggtggcATGCAAGGTGTCGCAGGCCaagggcgccggccgccgggtcATGTACTACTATCAGGActacggcggcggtggcaagaGCGGCAAGACGGTGCAGTCCAGGGCGCTCAGCCTGCGGCGCATCTTTGCCATGCTCCTGTTCTCCTGCCTCTGCGTCGGCACGCTGCTGGTGGCGCCCGTGTCCTTCTTGTCGTTCGTGCATAGCGAcgacggcggggcggaggcggcggcggcaacggccacGCGGGGCGGCGTGTCCGGGCCGTGCTCGGCCGTGGGGAACGATAGTCTCTGCTGCGACCGCACATCGGAGCGCGCGGACATCTGCTTCTCGAGGGGCGATCTGCGGATGCACTCGGCGAGCGCGTCGTTCCAGCTCGTGTCCGGCAactcgacggcggcgggggaggaggagcggataCGGCCGTACACGCGCAAGTGGGAGGCGAACGTCATGGCGACGATCGACGAGGTGCGCCTGCGCCGCGTCccccccggcggcgccgcgcggtgCGACGTGCGTCACGACGTGCCGGCCGTGCTCTTCTCCACCGGCGGGTTCACGGGCAACGTGTACCACGAGTTCAATGACGGCATCCTGCCGCTGTTCGTCACGGCGAACCACTTCCGGCGCCGCGTGGTGTTCGTGATCCTCGAGTACCACGACTGGTGGGTCACCAAGTACGGCGACGTCGTGTCCCAGCTCTCGGCGTTCCCGCCGATCGACTTCACCGCCGACCGCCGGGTTCACTGCTTCCCCGAGGTGATCGCTGGCCTCCGCATCCACGGCGAGCTCACCGTTGACCCGGCGAGGACTCCAGAGGGCAAGAGCATCGGCGACTTCCGCAGGCTCCTCGACGACGCCTACCGCGGCCGCGTCGAGTTCCTTGAGCGACtggagcgccgcgccgcccgcaaGCGCCACCACCGCGGCACCTTTCCCCGCGCGCAGCTCGCGCCGCCGAGGCACGCCACCTCCCACCACGACAGGCCGCGGCTGGTGATCGTGTCGCGGACGGGCTCCCGGGTGATCGAGAACGAGGCGGACGTGGCGGCGCTGGCCGCCGACGTGGGCTTCGACGTGCGGGTGATCCGGCCCGACCGCACCACCGAGCTGTGCAAGATATACCGGGAGCTCAACGCCAGCGACGCCATGGTGGGGGTGCACGGCGCCGCCATGACGCACTTCCTCTTCATGCGCCCGGGGAAGGTGTTCATCCAGGTGGTGCCGCTCGGCACGGACTGGGCCGCCGGCGCCTACTACGGCGAGCCCGCGGCGCGGCTGGGCCTCCGGTACGTCGGCTACAAGATCCTCCCGGAGGAGAGCTCGCTCTCCCGCGAGTACCCCACCGGCGACCCCGTGCTGacggaccccgccgccgtcgcgcagCGCGGATGGGACGTGACCAAGAAGGTGTACCTGGACAGGCAGAACGTCCGGCTGGACCTGGCCCGATTCAGGGAGGAGCTCGTCAGGGCTCACCAGTACCTGGCcgccggcaggcggcggcggccaagagcAGCCGTGTGA
- the LOC101765913 gene encoding TRAF-type zinc finger domain-containing protein 1: MAAADSDPTVTASTCANCQREIPSSNIALHSVHCARNLQKCEHCGDMVPRKLMDEHYNENHAPMNCSLCKCTVERGLWDLHTGIQCPQRMLACQYCEFELPVIDLLEHQDVCGNRTEYCETCRKYIRLREWIGHELQFHTGSNSSDGASAAAEPKPARPAAHGSHRKQLLLTIAIAGFAVLIGSILYQRKDSFAA; encoded by the exons ATGGCGGCCGCGGACTCCGACCCCACCGTCACCGCCTCCACCTGCGCGAACTG TCAGCGGGAAATTCCATCTTCAAATATTGCACTGCACAGCGTGCATTGTGCTCGGAACCTTCAGAAGTGCGAGCATTGCGGAGATATGGTTCCAAGAAAGCTTATGGATGAACACTACAATGAGAACCATGCTCCA ATGAATTGCTCACTTTGCAAATGCACAGTAGAGCGTGGGCTATGGGATCTTCATACAGGCATACAATGCCCGCAAAGGATGCTCGCGTGCCAGTACTGTGAGTTTGAACTGCCTGTGATTGATCTTCTTGAGCATCAG GATGTATGTGGGAATCGAACAGAATATTGTGAAACTTGCAGGAAGTACATCAGACTTCGTGAATGGATTGGACATGAACTCCAGTTCCATACGGGATCAAATTCAAG TGACGGAGCTTCGGCAGCAGCAGAGCCAAAGCCAGCGCGACCAGCTGCTCATGGTTCACATCGCAAACAACTGCTCTTGACAATAGCAATAGCTGGATTTGCAGTTTTGATTGGATCAATACTGTACCAAAGGAAGGACA GCTTTGCCGCTTAA
- the LOC101766322 gene encoding uncharacterized protein LOC101766322: MPIPNPIGDPAARPQPHAGPRVELELPLPPGGAAPFDLAAAVCSHGLFMMAPNRWDPAARALVRPLRLASDRSASLLARVSAHPARPGTALLVAVEGADALSSLDRDYILEQVRRMLRLSEEDGAAVAEFQAMHAAAREEGFGRIFRSPTLFEDMVKCILLCNCQWTRTLSMATALCEIQLELKCSSSVEDFQSRTPPIRERKRKRSKRQSVRIKLETRFAEDKLEGPTIASGTSNDLTHPETNEYLSSLASVASETGSACDSLPSLDNSELSLNNAPGLEDCIGDFPTPEELANLDEGFLAKRCNLGYRAKRIVMLARGVVEGKVCLQKLEEMCRISVPAAEEVSTIESACERLNKELSAISGFGPFTRANVLMCMGFNHTIPADTETIRHLKQVHKRASTISSVHQELDKIYGKYAPFQFLAYWFELWGFYNKQFGKICEMEPSNYRLFTASHLKKAKN, from the exons ATGCCGATCCCTAACCCAATCGGCGaccccgccgcgcgcccgcagccgcacGCTGGGCCACGCGTGGAGCTggagctcccgctcccgcccggcggcgcggcgccgttCGACCTGGCGGCGGCCGTGTGCAGCCACGGGCTGTTCATGATGGCGCCCAACCGGTGggaccccgccgcccgcgcgctcgtgcgcccgctccgcctcgcctccgacCGCTCCGCGTCCCTCCTCGCCCGCGTCTCCGCCCACCCCGCGCGCCCGGGcaccgcgctcctcgtcgccgtcgagggcGCGGATGCTCTCTCCTCGCTCGACCGGGACTACATCCTC GAGCAAGTGCGGCGGATGCTGCGGCTGTCGGAGGAGgacggggcggcggtggcggagttCCAGGCGAtgcacgcggcggcgcgggaggaggggtTCGGGCGCATCTTCCGCTCGCCAACACTGTTCGAGGACATGGTCAAGTGCATCCTCCTCTGCAATTGCCA ATGGACAAGAACGTTGTCAATGGCTACTGCACTGTGTGAGATTCAGTTGGAGCTGAAATGTTCATCCAGTGTTGAAGATTTTCAGTCAAGGACACCGCCAATTAGGGAACGTAAAAGGAAGCGCAGCAAAAGGCAGAGTGTTCGTATTAAGCTAGAAACAAGATTTGCAGAGGATAAGTTGGAGGGTCCAACAATAGCAAGTGGCACTAGCAATGATTTAACACACCCGGAAACAAATGAATATTTGTCTAGTTTGGCCTCAGTTGCAAGTGAAACAGGCAGCGCATGTGACTCCTTGCCATCATTGGATAATTCTGAGCTTAGCTTGAACAATGCTCCTGGCTTGGAAGACTGCATTGGTGATTTCCCCACGCCAGAAGAATTGGCAAATCTTGATGAGGGCTTTTTAGCCAAGCGCTGCAATCTTGGATATCGAGCTAAGAGAATTGTAATGCTTGCACGGGGCGTCGTAGAAGGGAAGGTATGCCTACAAAAACTTGAAGAGATGTGTAGAATATCTGTACCAGCTGCAGAAGAGGTATCTACTATCGAATCCGCCTGTGAGAGACTGAATAAAGAGTTATCTGCCATATCTGGATTCGGGCCATTCACCCGTGCCAATGTGCTCATGTGTATGGGCTTTAACCACACGATCCCAGCTGATACAGAGACAATTAGGCATCTGAAGCAG GTTCATAAAAGAGCAAGTACCATCAGTTCTGTTCATCAGGAATTAGATAAAATCTATGGCAAGTATGCGCCATTCCAGTTCTTGGCATACTG GTTTGAGTTATGGGGCTTCTACAACAAGCAGTTCGGGAAGATTTGTGAGATGGAACCATCCAACTACAGGCTATTCACTGCAAGCCACTTGAAGAAAGCAAAAAATTAG